In Callithrix jacchus isolate 240 chromosome 18, calJac240_pri, whole genome shotgun sequence, one DNA window encodes the following:
- the PYDC5 gene encoding LOW QUALITY PROTEIN: pyrin domain-containing protein 5 (The sequence of the model RefSeq protein was modified relative to this genomic sequence to represent the inferred CDS: substituted 1 base at 1 genomic stop codon), producing MESKYTEILLLTGLDNTTTEELDRLKFFLPDKSNIVTGKLHATANRTDEDSXLDDSKQWRAVCSEEDHSFQKLSYMLVAKCLQEEEEKYSRSPASARSLCLPSLGLSFYGISGNACG from the coding sequence ATGGAGAGTAAATATACGGAGATACTCTTGCTAACGGGCCTGGATAACACTACCACTGAGGAACTGGATAGGTTGAAGTTCTTTCTTCCAGATAAGTCTAATATTGTCACAGGCAAACTACATGCTACTGCAAACAGAACAGATGAAGACAGTTAACTTGATGATTCAAAACAGTGGCGTGCTGTCTGCAGTGAGGAAGACCATAGTTTTCAGAAGTTGAGTTACATGCTTGTGGCAAAATGTCttcaggaagaggaggaaaaatatAGTAGGAGTCCCGCATCTGCCAGATCCCTTTGTCTGCCAAGCCTGGGCCTTTCCTTTTATGGCATTTCTGGGAATGCATGTGGATGA